A portion of the Oncorhynchus gorbuscha isolate QuinsamMale2020 ecotype Even-year linkage group LG19, OgorEven_v1.0, whole genome shotgun sequence genome contains these proteins:
- the LOC124006176 gene encoding uncharacterized protein LOC124006176, producing MHLKVVIFALSFLTTTAYPLHRTSRETSQALRDMMTNQAHEKTDLNKDVNGMWKSHVENSNLYFQDSANPMVSEIRHKLTLESERLRARLRQELTKLREMLAPYPAHPQSSESTLASMRDRLGPLIKQLQSALDGNSQELCSHLRLYFQGLEAAERQAVAGPILYLEAVQWISQTLDDSSAEMTFLIQDFKTKTSSMIRELNGTIQGDFCQEVNVRLGQEVQALSLEVQGRVGVLKAKLAHLLLAPQPLKAVVSTSMEQFCQNVALQDQLFHARIEKHLLGQESQAQSPSEPLSLQPLGLLEEDFSAKLSALLQDILHNVQ from the exons ATGCATCTCAAAGTAGTGATCTTCGCCTTGTCATTTTTGACAACCACAG catacccACTCCACCGTACCAGCAGAGAAACATCCCAGGCACTACGGGACATGATGACAAATCAGGCTCATGAGAAGACAGACCTCAACAAGGATGTCAA CGGGATGTGGAAGAGCCATGTGGAGAACAGCAACCTGTATTTCCAGGACAGCGCCAACCCCATGGTGAGCGAGATCCGGCACAAGCTTACCCTGGAGTCCGAGAGGCTGCGCGCCCGCCTTCGCCAGGAGCTCACTAAGCTGAGGGAGATGCTTGCCCCGTACCCTGCCCACCCCCAGTCCAGCGAGTCCACCCTGGCCAGCATGAGAGATCGCCTAGGCCCCCTGATCAAGCAGCTCCAGAGTGCCTTGGACGGCAACAGCCAGGAGCTGTGTAGCCACCTCAGGCTCTACTTTCAGGGATTGGAGGCAGCGGAACGCCAGGCGGTGGCCGGACCCATCCTATACCTGGAGGCTGTTCAGTGGATCAGCCAGACCTTGGACGACAGCAGTGCCGAAATGACCTTCCTCATCCAGGACTTCAAAACCAAGACGTCCAGCATGATCAGGGAGCTCAATGGTACCATTCAGGGGGACTTCTGCCAGGAGGTGAATGTCCGGCTGGGACAGGAGGTGCAGGCGTTGAGTCTGGAGGTCCAGGGCAGGGTGGGGGTGCTGAAAGCAAAGCTGGCCCATCTCCTGCTGGCTCCACAGCCCCTCAAGGCAGTGGTGTCCACCAGTATGGAGCAGTTCTGCCAGAATGTCGCCTTACAGGACCAGTTGTTCCATGCCCGAATTGAGAAGCACCTTCTGGGGCAGGAGTCACAGGCTCAGAGCCCCAGCGAGCCGCTCTCTCTACAACCTCTGGGCTTATTGGAGGAGGACTTCTCTGCAAAACTAAGTGCTCTCCTCCAGGATATTCTTCACAATGTCCAGTAA